TTGCGCCCGCGCCCCTTGGTGATGTCGGTGCCGTCGGCAACGGCGGTAATCCCGCCTTCCAGCGTTAGCGGCGGCGGATTCAGATCATGGGAGTTGATGGACCCCAGAATGAACGAGCGCACCTTGGCACGCTTGAACGGGTCCGGGTATAGCGGCCCCATGATCCGGTCCAAGATCGGCAGCGCCAGCGCCACGCCGTGCTGCTCGTGCGAGACGCGGTGAATCTGGTTGCCGATGTCGTGCAGCATGGTGCCCAGGATCACCGTCAGGTACACATCGTCGGCGTCGCCCACCCCGGAGTCCATGATGTCGGGCCTCACCCCGCCCTCCAGCAGCAGTTCGGTGATGGCCAGGCTGGCGGCCCCGGTGATGAAGGCATGCACCCGCCCGTGATCGTTGTAGCCCAGCTTGCGCATGGTGATGTAATTCGCCATGTCCCAGTGGGCCAGGGCCTCGGGGTCACTGGCCAGCGCCGCGTACGCGGCCAGCGCCCGCGGAAAGTGTTCCAGATCGTCCCGGATGGCGGCGTCGGCCTCGGCGATCAGCTTGGAGCGCGGCGTGGTGAACTCCACGACGCGGCTGGTGGGCTCGCCCGCCGGGGTGGCGGGGGGCGGGCCGTGGTGGACGCCTTCCACCTCCTGCGCCGTGCCGGCCTGCACGCTCAGCTTGAACTTCTGATCGGCCCGCCTCGACAACCGCTGGTTGGGCCGCGTGCCGTCACTCACCCTGGAATTCCGCGTGGCGTTTGTTCAGGAAGGCGTCCACGCCCTCGCCAAAGTCCTTGGTGGCGACCAGCAGGCCAAACAGGTCTGCTTCCACCTCCAGCCCGGCGTCCAGGGTGGTGTCCAGGCCCCGGCGCACCGCCTCCTTGACCAGCGACAGGGCAATCGGAGCATTTTTCAACACGGCCTCGGCCACCTCGCGCGCCTTGCTCAGGGCATCGTCAGCCACGTAGTTGACCAGACCCATGGTCAGCGCCTCTTCTGCCTCCACCTGCCGGGCAGTCAGCATCAGGTCCAGGGCGCGGCCCGCCCCGATCAGACGCGACAGGCGCTGCGTGCCGCCAAAACCCGGCAGCAGACCCAGCGTCACCTCCGGCATCCCCAGCTTTGCGCGGGTGGACGCCACCCGGATGTCGCAGGCCAGGGCCAGTTCCAGCCCGGCACCCAGCGCGAAGCCGTTGATGGCGGCGATCACCGGTATGGGCAGCGTGGCAATCTGGTGCATCACGTCCTGCCCAGCCAGCGACAGCTCACGGCCCGCATACACGCCGTCCAGGGCCTTGAATTCGGTGATGTCCGCGCCAGCTGCAAACGCCCGGTCCCCGCCCCCGGTGATGATCAGGGCCCCCACCTCGGCGTCCTCCACGATCATGTCAACTGCCGCGCTGATCTCACCCAGGGTCTCGGCATTCAGGGCATTCAACGCCCGGGGACGGTTGACGGTCAGGACCGCAATCGGGCCGTGGCGATCAATCTGCACATTCTCGAATTCCAGTTCATCCAGCTGCGTCATGGCTCCACTTTGACATGTGCCGGCCCAGAAGGTATGGCGGACAGCTTCTGGTTTTGCCCCGCATCTGCATCCCCGGGACCGGTTTGTTCAGTGAACGGGTTCAGGGACCTGGAGTGGTGGCACCTGAATAAGACGCCCACCCAGGAAAAGGGCAAATGACTCCGGACTCATGAAGATCCATCAGGTTGCCGTGCAAGGTAGACCCGGCGATGCCTGAAGCGCCCTTTCATACGGGCTTGCTTCCCTCTGGACAGGGGAGTTATCGACTTATCGCCTGCTCATTTGTTGAAGCTTGTTCAAGCTGGCGTACCCAATTCATGAAAAGCCCAAAGGGAAGGGTGGCCGAATTCACAAAGCGCTCACGTCTGCCTTCTACGGTGGCATTAGGAAACAGGAGGAAAAACTCTGTATTCAGCATTCAGCAGTTGGTCCTGTCCACCATTCTAGGAGAACATCACATGCGTAAATCCCTTATTCTGATTTCCACCCTTGCCCTGAGCCTCGGCGTTGCCGGCGCGCAGACTGCCGCGCCCGCCACCAGCCCTGTTCCTGTGACCCTGACCGACGTTCCCGCCGGTCACTGGGCCAAGGACGCCGTGGACCGGATTGTCGAGTGCGGACTGATCCAGGGCTTCCCCGACGGCACCTTCCGCGGCAACGAGAACCTGACCCGCTACCAGGCTGCCCTGATTTTCTACCGTCTTCTGCAGACCGGCGCCCTCAGCACCTGTGACATGAGCCAGGACGACATGACCGTCATTGCCAATGGCATGCAGGAAGTCAGCACCGAGCTGGCCTCCATCGCGGGCCGCGTGACGGACCTGGAGCAGCTGAACGCTGAGCAGCAGGCCCGGATCGACGCGCTGGAAGCCAAGATCAACGAGATGGGCAACGCCGCCGCTGGTGCCGATACCGCCGCGCTGACCGCCCGCATCGACGCGCTGGAAGCCGCCGTGCAGAACATTCCCGCCGGTCCTGCTGGCCCTGCCGGTCCTGCTGGCCCCGCTGGCCCTGCTGGCCCCGCTGGCCCTGCTGGAACGACCACCACGGTTACTCCCGCGCCCGCCCCCACTGCCACGCCTGCTCCCAGCACCACTGTCGTGATTGGCGAGCCCACCACCGACCTGAGCATGGCCAGCGCCAAGACGCTGTACGCCGGCATTAGCGGCGGTGCCAATTTCGTCGACAAGACTAGCAACTGTGTGAATAAGGCCCAGAAGGGCAATGCGGACATCAACCTCTGCGTGACCGCTGGCGCCATGATCGGTTCGACCAATGTGATCGGCCCGGTCGGTGCGCGGGTGTCGGCCCAGTACCAGCCCGGCTACAACGCCATTCACGCCGACGTGAACGCAACCTATAACATCGGTTCGGGCAACCTGACCCCTTACGTGGGCGCGGGTCTGGGCCTGAGCAGCAGCAAGGCGCGCGTCGGTACGGCCAACGCGACCGACACCTACGTCAATGCGCTGGTGGGTGTGGACTACCGCGTCACCGATAGCATCGCCGCGTTCGTGGAAGGTAACGGCCGCTACTACCTGAGCAACAAGGGCTACGGCACGGGCCTGAGCGACGTTCGCACCACCCCGGGCAACGACGCCACTGCAGCAGCCAACACCAAGGGCTTTAGCGGCGCCGTCAAGGCCGGCCTGAAGTTCTACTTCTAAACCTCAACACCTGAGCTGTAAAGTCCGCCCCCCATTCGGGGCGGCTTTTTTTGACCTCTGTTCAGGCAGCAACCAGGGAAGGTCCAGCCCCATCCCGCTGCCGCCTATCCCAGCGCCAATTTCCATTGACTGCCGCCCAGCAGCGCTACACTGCGGCCATGCGCCTCATCTCGTTTGTCCAGGTGCTGTTGCTGCTGGCCATCGCGGCATACCTGGTTCTGGTCACGCTGGAAAACACAGCCCTGGTGCGCCTGCCGCTGCCGCTGGGCCGGGGAGAGCTGTCGCTGTCGGTTGGGGTGACAGTCACGGTCTTTACCCTGATCGGCGCGGCCTACGCGGCGCTGCTGCTGCTGCCTCCGGTCTGGCGGGAGCGCCGCCGCCGCCGTCAGGAACGCCGCGAG
This genomic window from Deinococcus aerolatus contains:
- a CDS encoding outer membrane protein, with amino-acid sequence MRKSLILISTLALSLGVAGAQTAAPATSPVPVTLTDVPAGHWAKDAVDRIVECGLIQGFPDGTFRGNENLTRYQAALIFYRLLQTGALSTCDMSQDDMTVIANGMQEVSTELASIAGRVTDLEQLNAEQQARIDALEAKINEMGNAAAGADTAALTARIDALEAAVQNIPAGPAGPAGPAGPAGPAGPAGPAGTTTTVTPAPAPTATPAPSTTVVIGEPTTDLSMASAKTLYAGISGGANFVDKTSNCVNKAQKGNADINLCVTAGAMIGSTNVIGPVGARVSAQYQPGYNAIHADVNATYNIGSGNLTPYVGAGLGLSSSKARVGTANATDTYVNALVGVDYRVTDSIAAFVEGNGRYYLSNKGYGTGLSDVRTTPGNDATAAANTKGFSGAVKAGLKFYF
- a CDS encoding enoyl-CoA hydratase-related protein, encoding MTQLDELEFENVQIDRHGPIAVLTVNRPRALNALNAETLGEISAAVDMIVEDAEVGALIITGGGDRAFAAGADITEFKALDGVYAGRELSLAGQDVMHQIATLPIPVIAAINGFALGAGLELALACDIRVASTRAKLGMPEVTLGLLPGFGGTQRLSRLIGAGRALDLMLTARQVEAEEALTMGLVNYVADDALSKAREVAEAVLKNAPIALSLVKEAVRRGLDTTLDAGLEVEADLFGLLVATKDFGEGVDAFLNKRHAEFQGE
- a CDS encoding lipopolysaccharide assembly protein LapA domain-containing protein, which codes for MRLISFVQVLLLLAIAAYLVLVTLENTALVRLPLPLGRGELSLSVGVTVTVFTLIGAAYAALLLLPPVWRERRRRRQERRERRAVEERLTATLQARLGALAPVVSGLPEPAEGRSA
- a CDS encoding phosphohydrolase encodes the protein MSDGTRPNQRLSRRADQKFKLSVQAGTAQEVEGVHHGPPPATPAGEPTSRVVEFTTPRSKLIAEADAAIRDDLEHFPRALAAYAALASDPEALAHWDMANYITMRKLGYNDHGRVHAFITGAASLAITELLLEGGVRPDIMDSGVGDADDVYLTVILGTMLHDIGNQIHRVSHEQHGVALALPILDRIMGPLYPDPFKRAKVRSFILGSINSHDLNPPPLTLEGGITAVADGTDITKGRGRKAFSLGSVDIHSISALAVDEVVIERGRNVPVLISVTMNNSGGIFQVEEILAPKVIRTPMRRYVELRAATRPEGEEQILSRVRLDGDHFVMDLESGQQVAVEVEDSQKRAQEAVAAALDIGVDSR